The Candidatus Neptunochlamydia vexilliferae genome includes a region encoding these proteins:
- a CDS encoding NAD(P)/FAD-dependent oxidoreductase codes for MIYTRVVIVGGGFGGLNCAKTLKKANLDVLLIDKKNHHLFQPLLYQVASAALSPADIATPLREIFADQKNTTVIMGTVDQVDKKNRKLLLQNGDEVPYDYLVIGTGARHSYFGNDQWEPLAPGLKTVVDALKIRERILISFEKAERTDSIQEAERHLNFVIIGGGPTGVEMAGAIAEIAHKTLFKNFRRINPEKSKIYLVEGAPRVLPPFPEKLSERARKDLEKMGVRVITNELVTNITEEGVQVGDDFIEAGNVIWAAGNIASPLLKTLDIPLDRQGRAMVEPDLSIPDHPEIFVIGDAACSIGKDGKPLPAVAPTAIQQGRYIGKLIRRQIPKKKRRPFKYFDKGGIATIGKNKAVGFFKAIHFKGIFAWLIWGFIHIFYLVNYRSQFGVMLDWTFHYLTGLRGARLIHKSIKERPDKK; via the coding sequence ATGATCTACACACGGGTTGTCATTGTTGGAGGAGGTTTTGGCGGACTGAACTGCGCTAAAACGTTAAAGAAAGCAAACCTCGATGTCCTCCTGATCGACAAGAAGAACCACCATCTCTTTCAACCTCTTCTCTATCAAGTAGCAAGCGCAGCGCTTTCCCCCGCAGATATCGCTACTCCCCTTCGGGAAATCTTTGCAGATCAAAAGAATACAACGGTGATCATGGGAACAGTCGATCAGGTCGACAAGAAAAACCGGAAACTCCTCCTCCAAAACGGGGATGAGGTCCCTTATGATTATCTGGTGATTGGAACGGGAGCGCGCCACTCCTACTTTGGAAATGATCAGTGGGAACCCCTTGCGCCAGGACTGAAAACGGTGGTCGATGCCTTAAAAATTCGGGAGCGGATCTTGATCTCTTTCGAAAAGGCGGAGCGGACCGATAGTATTCAAGAGGCAGAGAGGCATCTGAACTTTGTCATCATCGGTGGAGGGCCAACAGGAGTCGAGATGGCCGGGGCGATTGCTGAAATCGCTCATAAGACGCTGTTTAAAAACTTTCGGCGGATCAACCCTGAAAAATCGAAGATCTACCTTGTGGAAGGAGCTCCCCGCGTCCTTCCCCCTTTCCCCGAAAAGCTTTCGGAGCGGGCCCGAAAAGATCTGGAGAAGATGGGGGTTCGGGTCATCACCAATGAACTGGTAACCAACATTACGGAAGAAGGGGTGCAGGTAGGCGACGACTTTATCGAAGCAGGGAACGTCATCTGGGCGGCAGGCAACATCGCCTCTCCCCTTTTAAAAACGCTCGACATTCCTCTCGATCGGCAAGGACGAGCGATGGTAGAGCCCGACCTTTCGATCCCCGACCACCCTGAGATTTTTGTCATCGGCGATGCCGCCTGCTCGATCGGCAAAGATGGCAAACCCCTGCCCGCTGTGGCTCCCACAGCGATCCAACAAGGGCGCTACATTGGAAAACTTATCCGGCGACAAATTCCTAAAAAAAAGCGGCGTCCCTTCAAGTACTTCGATAAGGGAGGCATCGCCACCATCGGAAAAAATAAAGCGGTCGGCTTTTTTAAAGCGATCCACTTTAAGGGGATCTTTGCTTGGCTCATCTGGGGTTTTATCCATATCTTCTACCTCGTCAATTACCGGAGCCAGTTTGGGGTCATGCTCGACTGGACCTTTCACTACTTGACAGGACTTCGTGGCGCACGGCTCATCCACAAATCAATCAAAGAACGGCCTGACAAAAAATAG